The following proteins come from a genomic window of Macrobrachium nipponense isolate FS-2020 chromosome 18, ASM1510439v2, whole genome shotgun sequence:
- the LOC135196920 gene encoding venom carboxylesterase-6-like translates to MIITETWMGIFTILLSFSMATTFPVNEEFGSFAAILLNETQENEYLEDQTNLTTNLNSILNDILISLWNIAKDSCEKSKDTSGCCRLPEDTDTDKEAKLRQSVAQWNEALTSLKAEGLTYLWNDKIKWLFDSAVPGRSNSPLSDMTKRTYSTWKEMAWSLDERLKVSNWNETMMAHRKGFISDCLPKTVDQIVEVPREEQDIVTVHLRQGVIFSRREAIGQDRFFYSFKGIPYAEPPTGLLRLRDPVPAFPWKGVRNGSIEAPLCPQQEFYITIGNEDCLYLNVYTPRPYRSDLPVMVWIHGGHFILGGATEFHPLPLLTRDIVLVVVQYRLGTLGFLSTEDDVLPGNLGLKDQSLALRWVQQNIHDLGGDPEKVTVFGEGSGASSVHFHILSPRSEGLFQRMILQSGNALNQWALRTDHKKVAMAIGSKYNCTENESFDSSVLLKCLQDLPLNDLVEAPSLFTMIVSLPLVMTPRVDGDFLPAHPASLLKEGKYHPVDIVSGVNMHEGATIALPFALNPWLSQDLVDNFEIAAPTMMAVDKESSPVHLARKIFHHYLGNQSISWDVVNETVQMISDLAFKWSHAEVTQLHANQNLQGTKVFAYELQYRGQHSFTDLCGPEAGDQWITNADDLPYLFNYTVINLQHPEDLAVRELMVDLWTNFALHGDPTPDDTLGTKWLPVSNNTTCLQFLAINSSLLMQNYDCIESLDFWRSLPTETNKVLFPERISKNEIP, encoded by the exons ATGATAATAACTGAGACATGGATGGGAATCTTCACGATTCTTCTCTCCTTTTCTATGGCCACAACATTTCCAGTGAATGAAGAATTTGGAAGCTTCGCCGCCATATTATTAAACGaaacacaagaaaatgaatatCTGGAAGATCAAACTAACTTGACCACTAATTTGAATTCCATACTAAAtgacattttaatttctttatggaATATTGCCAAGGACTCGTGCGAGAAAAGTAAGGACACATCAGGATGCTGCCGTTTACCTGAAGATACGGACACCGATAAAGAAGCCAAACTTCGCCAAAGTGTGGCACAGTGGAATGAAGCGCTGACTTCCTTAAAAGCAGAAGGTTTGACTTATCTGTGGAATGATAAGATCAAATGGCTATTCGATAGTGCAGTACCTGGGAGGAGCAACAGTCCCCTCTCAGATATGACTAAAAGAACATATTCTACGTGGAAAGAAATGGCATGGAGTCTAGATGAGCGCCTGAAGGTTTCCAACTGGAATGAGACTATGATGGCCCACAGAAAAGGTTTTATATCTGATTGTTTACCGAAAACCGTAGATCAGATCGTTGAGGTTCCACGGGAAGAACAGGATATTGTGACTGTACATCTAAGGCAGGGCGTTATCTTCAGCAGAAGGGAAGCTATAGGCCAAGATAGGTTCTTCTATAGTTTTAAGGGGATACCCTACGCAGAACCTCCCACAGGACTCCTCAGACTCAGG GATCCAGTGCCAGCATTTCCATGGAAAGGCGTAAGAAATGGCAGCATTGAGGCACCACTGTGTCCTCAACAGGAGTTCTATATAACAATAGGAAATGAGGACTGTCTTTACCTCAATGTTTACACCCCAAGA CCATACAGGTCAGACCTTCCCGTAATGGTGTGGATTCACGGAGGGCATTTTATTCTTGGAGGCGCAACCGAATTTCATCCTCTGCCATTACTTACGAGAGACATCGTCTTGGTGGTCGTGCAGTATCGCCTTGGAACTTTAG GGTTCCTGTCAACGGAAGATGACGTACTGCCAGGAAACCTAGGCCTAAAAGACCAGTCACTGGCTCTACGATGGGTGCAGCAAAACATCCACGACCTCGGTGGCGACCCAGAAAAGGTCACCGTATTTGGGGAAGGCTCCGGGGCTTCCTCGGTTCATTTTCACATTCTCTCACCGCGATCTGAAG GTCTGTTCCAGAGAATGATCCTGCAGTCTGGAAACGCACTGAACCAGTGGGCGTTGAGGACTGACCACAAGAAAGTCGCTATGGCGATTGGTAGCAAATACAACTGCACGGAAAATGAATCCTTCGACTCTAGCGTCCTCCTGAAGTGTCTGCAGGATCTCCCATTGAACGACCTCGTTGAGGCGCCTTCTTTGTTCACT ATGATTGTGTCCCTTCCGTTAGTAATGACGCCCCGGGTGGATGGAGATTTCTTGCCAGCTCACCCGGCCTCCCTCCTGAAGGAAGGAAAGTACCACCCTGTCGATATTGTCTCTGGGGTCAACATGCACGAAGGAGCCACCATTGCTTTGC CATTTGCGCTAAATCCTTGGCTGTCTCAAGATCTGGTCGACAACTTCGAGATAGCAGCTCCTACCATGATGGCTGTCGACAAGGAGTCGTCTCCAGTGCATCTGGCCAGGAAAATCTTTCACCATTATCTGGGAAATCAGTCCATTTCGTGGGATGTAGTCAATGAAACGGTCCAG ATGATAAGTGACCTTGCTTTTAAGTGGTCTCATGCTGAAGTAACCCAACTGCATGCCAATCAAAATCTTCAAGGAACAAAAGTATTCGCATACGAGTTGCAGTACAGAGGTCAACACAGTTTTACTGACCTTTGTGGCCCAGAGGCAGGAGACCAAT GGATAACTAATGCAGACGACCTCCCTTACTTATTCAATTATACAGTGATTAATCTTCAACACCCTGAGGACTTAGCAGTTCGCGAGTTGATGGTAGACCTGTGGACTAACTTCGCTCTGCACGG GGACCCAACACCAGACGATACTCTGGGGACCAAATGGCTGCCTGTCTCTAATAATACTACCTGCCTTCAGTTCTTGGCTATAAACTCATCCCTTCTAATGCAAAATTACGATTGCATCGAG AGTCTGGACTTTTGGCGCAGTCTGCCCACAGAGACGAACAAGGTTTTGTTCCCAGAACGAATTTCCAAAAATGAAATACCATAG